Below is a genomic region from Sander vitreus isolate 19-12246 chromosome 15, sanVit1, whole genome shotgun sequence.
ttctgtagcctattttgccgtcaatactgccgacgttgtctttgctgtaatcaaatcagtatttatgtttatttgatagtgacagtggatagacaggaaaggtgggagggagatgggggatgacatgcaacaaagggccggcggtcggattcgaacccgggccgctgcaaaggactcagcccacatagggcgcacgctcttactgggtgagctagaggtcaccccaatatttatgtttaacatgaagtatactactacTAACTCTCTCCCCATATGTCGAACAAGGGTGATCCAAATCATgtagcagcgccgcgtcagacacatgtctggtgtgcaaagacgtagaaaacgccacgcagccgccacgcaactgacacgcaacagaaccgccacgcagccagtgtgcaggaggccttagtcCGTAGCcagcaaaaaacaacaatcagaTTCGAGGCGGGCCTGTGTAAACCccccagtgttgtagtcgagacCACCTAAAcagagaccaagtcatcaccaggGTTTGAGACCTAGTCAAGAacaagactttgagggtttgagACCTAGTCAAGACCAGATTTGTgttagacagccagagcttcttctcctgtctcctgcattcactttcttggaAGTGTGTGTAAAGGGGgcagggaaagggggctttACGGTTATTGTTATTGCATTTGCAAAGTTTTAACACATAGGCCTAAATCAGATAATGCACAGGCAAATTAGGgaaatccctgcagttgtggtcttgaccggacTTTAAATCTCTTTAAAGCCTCTTTATCCGAGACCGAgaccttgaccaactgccactttgcttgtttgcaagccatgatgtctctctctctttctcatgggtgggccaaattctctgggcgggcaaagcagagaaaggggaggtaaccttcctccttatgacctcataaggagcaagattcctgatcggcccatctgagctttcattttctcaaaggcagagcaggatacccagggctcggtttacatctatcacatattaatgttaaaacacaTCATAAAGTgcaattttcatgccatgggaccttttttaAGAACCAGtttgagtactacaacactgaaacCCCCTGGCTCTGTTTCAAACTGTTCATTTTGTATAACAACTAACgatcaaaatgaaaatgttcagaTTACAAGGATTCAGGAAACCGATCGACTGTCCTCTCTCATTAGGGCTTCATCATCGTTACAACTCGAAGAAGTCGAGCACATTCGTCCAGAATGGCACACAGTTTTCCATCCGGTATGGCAGAGGCAGTTTGTCTGGCTACATCAGCGGCGACACAGTCTCTGTGAGTATGAGAAAACACCCACTCACATTCCCTCGCTCACTCACATAGCCACTTTTGTTTGACTGCATTCCTCAATTTTGGTGGTCACCCCATTCCTATCATTTCattagagacttttttttttttttttttctatgcgCATTGACATCTCTCTCCTGCTTGCAGGTTGCAGGTCTGTCTGTTCCTGGCCAGCAGTTTGGTGAAGCGGTGAAGCAGCCTGGCATCACATTTGCAGTGGCACGGTTCGACGGGGTCTTGGGCATGGCCTACCCCTCCATATCAGTAGCTAATGTCACCCCGGTGTTTGACACGGCCATGGCTGCTAAGCTGCTGCCCCAGAATATTTTCTCTTTCTACATAAGCAGGTTGGTGTATGACAGCAGGAAGTATGGAAGAACAGGCTTTggtttttataaatattataatcaGCCAGCTCGAAAATTACTGCCTTCTGTATTAAACGTATTTTGCAACTGTGGGGTTTTCCCAGTTGTGAAATGAGTTGGCACATTTGGGCGTTTCTTCTTAACACAGCGAGGTATGCCTCTGTCCACCCTGACTGTTAGAGACCCCAAAGCAGCAGTAGGAGGAGAGCTGATGCTGGGTGGGACAGACCCCCAGTACTACACCGGAGACCTGCACTATGTCAATGTCACACGAAAGGCCTACTGGCAGATCATGATGAGCGGGTAAAACAAACCTTTTTTGGCTACATTGTTACAAGGAACAGAAATAGAATAGTGTTGTGTTCGTTATGGTATGATGCATTCCTTTTACCTGGTAATTAAAAAATAGTATTTTCACTGATGTGTGAAAACTTATTCTTCTGGTCAGTCTTCACTTAATAGAACAAACCCtatttcttccaaatatggtatgctcatgaatatttagatgaaatGCGCGCTGATTGGATTGAGCAAACcatatagaaacacattggagacgagacagcaggtctcatatttcagacactattttgtcgggctatttcgttattaaattcacttctgagacttttttaagcgagaaatcgactatataaagctcaaatatgggccgttttacgaaaatttatggctaattgcaaatttggcaagacgtgtcggactttagctaggtgctccacacagtctgacgagaaagcggcaacctccatacccagtgaaagtcaccgtttccttGGGTACTGAactactggaatactcggggcttgctggctgccagctgccggcataactagagtagctatatttacagtttgaatttcgtcacgccacttatataacatctaccccaaggtcttataaagctaacaatggtgtccgatttcaatttcagaggaattctaagaggagactagctagctctcattgatggAGCCTGCGGCCgaatggagctctatcaatgagactcgcggacaagaggcgtttatttccccgatcgtttgtttaaataactcaacacattataattacacacataagattaactggaacctgtggtaagagattgctggcgtaacaagctcgctgaccgcgctctcactcacacacaccggccatttagcaggaagaggggagctgcaggccctggagctctgtcagggcagcggcgtttcgagtccattaacccaaaaaacggtgactttgcgtgggtatggagtgccgtgggctgccagccgtgacggagctccatctacctcacagcaggccggggtctgtgaaggaaggcaggccggcggcgaggcagcaacacaggcagcaccggacgctgaactccgacactcaaaatttgcaattagacatcaattttcgtaaaacggcccatatttgacctctacacagttgatttctcgcataaaaaagtctcagaagtgaatttagtggtaaaatagcagattaacaatgtatacaatttctgataTCTAcgtgacctattcagaagactaagttgacctcagatcagtggtgtagccgatgtaaatgtttgggcgtgacaaagatagagactagagccaaatgaggaggagccgccgagttgacgtcaactaggcggctcgttaagatttgcccgttttcagaggcagtttcaaattgtgagatttgcagaggaaagaggtgtcaatgggattttgaggttctatgtatgtcctagttacccactaaactgtcattatacaactatgacaaggtaaaatcagttttgcattcaatcacccctttaacaataaaatgtaaatgtgggtcaagacagtttttttaatgtttatcgTGGGGAGTCTGGAACATCCACAAGGCCCTCATCTTATCTTAACCTCCGGACACCCAGAGCCTCCTCACACAAAGTATGCCAAGTGTGATCAATTCCCAAATCATACATTCCTTAATGTAATGATAATACATTTCTGCCACGGGTGCATGCATAAAAAGTTAATTACTCATAAAAAAATCGTGTCCTTTGGATTGCTTAAAATCTTAATCTtgtttaaaggagaaatccggcgcaaaatgaacctaggggttaataacacacgtgtaccgagtcgaccgttctctgggatatgttttcacgcttatcgaatgtgaccagttttagcgcaaaccgctaattagcttataacgctagtcatcAGGGCACgaggaaagtaaaaagaaatcgttatttctataccactaacaaggctcaaaatagcatcacacttccatggtagcataatgagggtccctacgtgtgtaaaccgaagcattgtaaactttgtaagtgtacaggcagtttattaaaaagatagtttataaagactaccgttcacgtatacaggcgggcgccatcttgggaaaacggtcacgaccagtcgaacgacgaacgctgtgcttgagctatgttactggttactggttgcacggcgtttgtcgttagtggtatagaaatagcgatttctttttactttacccgtgccccggcGACTAACGTtacaagctaattagcggtttgcgctaaaactggtcacattcgattagtatgaaaacatatcccagggAGCGGTCGACTctgtacacatgtgttattaacccttaggttaattttgcgccggatttctcctttaaaggCTGCACTACAGTAGCACAACAACACATTTCTAACAGTTGGTAATAAACATAATGCCTCTTGTCTCTCTGCCTCGCCCTGCTGCTGCTTCCTCACTAACCTGCCCCGCAGAGTTGAAGTTGGCAACCAGCTGACTCTCTGCAAGGCCGGTTGCCAGGCTATTGTCGACACGGGAACGTCCTTGATTGTCGGTCCTAAGGAGGAAATCAGAGCGCTGCACAAAGCCATCGGAGCTCTGCCCCTGCTGATGGGAGAGGTAGAGCTGACACATCAACAGAGCTATTTGACCAAAGACATGACGCCATACAGTGTGTGTCCATCATTGTCAGCGTCATTtccacgcttcccattcattttgtaTGAAAGGGCTTTGGAGAAGCGGGGCGTTGAgtcgcccgctcctcatttgcataaagtggAATCCAGCccgctttatgcaaatgaggagcggccgTCTCGGCTCGACTCCACTCAAaagctgacgaaaatcttttaaactgacctttgtcgatctgaaataaagacagattcagcaactgcacggcctatttctcgcttgaaatgttttcagaaacacgtttcggtgaactattttcgtaaaataagagaCCGGATTCCAAACAAGCCGCCAATgtggtcggttttgaaatccgggagcagacagacccacgtgacgcgttcgtccaatcagctatACTATTAGTCACACTTAAGTCGGATTTATGTTTCTGCGTTAAATCCACGGCGTTGGTACGTGTTGATacagaccctacgccgtagcgtGATGTgtacctctcaaaaaatgtacaGTAACTGTATGTCGTGGCTTCGCAGACCGCAACAACTGATTGGTCGGCTTGGCCGTGGCTtagtagcgttgcatttcccctacTCATTTAGTATGACGCCACTCACCTCGACTGGTTTCGCACGCGATATTCTCAGTGCATTACaatcatattttattgtttggTTGGTAAACAGTGGTAAATGTCATTGCGTGGTTAACCAGTTAACCAGTTAACTTGTCTGCCAACAGtccatcagaaaaaaaagaattgataGTGTTGGTtagaattaaaaatgttactggttatacaaaaacaaacaaattagggctgtcaaacgattcatttttttcttaatcgcgattaatcgcatgttttatcacatgattaaaattctattattttgcatttcagaactgtttttaagtacatatttacAATGGAAAGCGGTTATTACCAGtatatcttgattgggaatcaaattaatgcaaagaaagttgctttatgaacttgactttaagatttgtatttatcatttatttactgtaaacaaaagaaaaatgtgtgaatctgtcattattgcacaattcagaacatgccaaccgtagtacgtctttaagacccgggtcctctacgatgctaacaggtctgcagttagttgccacccattttgcaagagctgtagtaatctttttgggatttggtttcatccacaggtcggcaagtagcactctccaaaaatagtgctttgcctgagcccgctagcgtCAACcggagtcacgttaactgtactatgcttagctcgtaggtggtagctcaagcttgacgtgcttcggtgatattttaattcagctttacacaacgtgcatatggctttcgaccggtctactgagccgtctgggagttttggaaaataaaaagcgccattcagaattgtgttgctgcggtctttctccatcatgcctgcagcctgcagcagcaggatgtgatacgaggaagtatggcagcttgatgataagtaaaggtgcggcaaagggtcaaaatagtagcctagctaggttctagtgattttagaacagctaaggagcgctgttaggcacgacgcgaagccgagtgaagtgtaaaataaattaataaatggcggcatgcgagttaaaaaaataaaaaataaaaaatcaaaggGCCGTTATGCTCGGACCttttaatcgcatcgcgattaatgcgttaatgctgacagccctagtgaaAATCTTATGCTGGGAATTTATTTCTCCCACCCACTAAACAtgtattaaagcaacaccaaagcacttttcctatTCGGTCCCCTTACAGGTTGGatgcagaattgtcctttacCGCTGTcgtatgtctcattcgaactacagagcCACTACctcgatctggcaaacttgcatagtgtggttttagccgatagagggccgcaaagtgaatgcagaagtgccgttcaccctgttacgagttgatgaaccactgaaacgattttggaaacattcttttaaggtacaaaagaatctttggtgttgctttaacactTAAGATATATGGTGCTTATGGTGAAGGCATCCACTAAATGTCATAGGTCATGTTATATCTAGACTTCCTCTTAATATTGCACACCTCCAAAAGCTGCATCTTTGACTCTGCTGTGGTTTGATAAATTGTCACGATCTTGAGATCATTTCAGTATGtttttccctcctctccttcccctcTAGTACTTGATTGACTGCAAGAGGATCCCATCCCTCCCCGCCATCTCCTTCAACATTGGAGGGAAGACCTTTAACCTGACTGGAAAGGATTATGTCTTGCAGGTAGATATTACTCATTTCATATGGATaacattcacttttattttgtcACTGCCAGTTATTTAAACCAATTCAAAAGGAGGAGTGTACTTTTTCTTAGAGGTAAATAAGAAGAGATCATCTCTTTGGAAGAGATCATGGTAATATATCTAGAATGTAATGCAATCCAACAGCCTTGCAATAAACCCCACCATTTGTAAAGGATAAGTCTGGGGatgtattacattttcttattgtcaacaaatcccatgaatgtaccaaaaccagcaatgcattggtcctttttttttatttttttttattttagacagCAAATGCCCAATGTAGCTTATTCCTCTGCGCTGTAGAGctcaattgttattgtattatAAAATGCATCAATGAGTCACACCATTGCATTGTGTGGCATGACCCTTAACTGATAAACATGGCTGCTGTAGTTTGAGTCATTTGGGGTTGTCAATACTAGCACACAAAAGGTAGTCTCCAACAAATACTATTTAATCCAGTTTAAGTCATGAGTCAACAAGAGTTACTACTATAGTTACAACTATAGAGTATCGCCAGCCTTatcccttttttaaatgttcagtttttgttgatttatcTGTGTGGTCATTTGATTGGTGTATTGATCTGCATCATATTGATAGGGTTCTAATATTGTATGGCGATAGGTTTGGAACAAAGCATTGCATTGGCTTGCAATATATTTTACAGGTGTATTTATGAGACTTTGAGTTTGAATATTGCTATGGATGCAGTCACTAATGTTTAAAGGACAGGTTGACATTTTTTCGAGTCTAATTTTTCCATGTACAATGAACAACATATTGGTCGCTGTAATTGTTTCGACTCTCCATACGGAAGTGATCAAATGGTGACAAATGACTCTTTCAGTGTACATATAGGCATGTAAGTACTGTCTTTAAAAACAACTTTGATAAAAGTGTGACCCTGTCTTGAAGATATGCTCGCAAAActgaatttttgtttttgcttttgatgCAGGAATCTCAGATGGGTAGATCAATCTGTCTGTCAGGCTTCATGGCCATGGATATCCCGCCTCCCGCAGGGCCCCTGTGGATCCTGGGAGATGTATTCATCGGGAGGTACTACACTGTGTTCGACAGAAACGCCGACCGTGTGGGGTTCGCCCCCGCAAAGTAGATTACTGAACTCTTGTTTGTGTGAAATATGTTGCATTGTTCTAATGGTTGTTTTGACTTTTATGTCACACCAAGCAAAGCTTAATTTCATCATCAGTGTTGCGTTATTTCATTTGCAGCAATCAAAAGCACTTAATGGTTGTTGTACATCACTGCAAGACCTGGCTTGCCACATGAATATATCACTTAGAATGTTTATATGAGAAAGTGGCTGCTGATGCAATATTAATAGTTTAGATGTTTTGTGTCACTGAACAAAGGCACTGATGCACTCAGTTTCTTGCATGTGTCTGTGAAGCTGCTTTCAGTTTATGCTTCACCTTTTGATATGGCAGGATTCAATCAGAGCTATGCATTGTGCGCGTTTGTGTcgttttcatttttgtaatgTTTGGGAACAAATGCAACTTTTTTTGGGATGTAATCATTTGGAACATCTGACCTACATTTCCAGCTTCCAATGTATCTCAGCATGCTTCTCTTAATATGCCTTTAATTGTATTATCAAAACTCAATGAAGAAagctttacatttattttatttttttttcgaaATTTTGAATGGATGGGTTTAGATTGTGATCTGCCATTGAGTGTAAAATAAGTTTTTCACACTGCTccctttgaaaaaacaaaaataaacctaCAGAATGTTATTTGTAACATTTAATGAAGTATACAAAGTGCTGCAACATCCATCTCCACTGCAAAATTACACAGCATGCAACAAAGCATATGGCTAGTATGAACTCCACAATGTAGAGGTAGTGATCTACTTtgggtttttgttttacaataacATTACAAAGGTGGCACAGTGACTTCCCTTCCTTCAGTACAGCAGTCATTGGTGGCATAAAGTAGGTCTGCAAAGTAAGACTTAATATGCAAACAAAGAAGATCTACTGTggtttcatttttatatatcaGTACATCCAGGACTTAAGCACAATAAGTGGTACTTTACATGTTTAATGGAACGGAAATAAATAGTCTGCTCTTTTTTTGGTTACAAatgtacaataaatacaaaaatattcacCTGTTTCTCCGTTACCTGGATGATTAACTGAATGCACAAGAGAACTAAACAACCCTTCATATTGTACACAATACAAACAGTGGGCTGGGGATTGAGAGGACACTTGCTCCATGTCactgcattttcttttcattgtaAGGCTACAAGTGAGAACAAaaagcatttcattattttggaCATCACTTTAGGATGTCATTTAGAGAGAAGACACAAACTCCACTTGACAGTCTGGCAGCTATTGCTGTAATGACTCCACCTGCTGTCACCTGCAATGAGTAGCAGGCTAATCTAGCGTCAGGATCCTCTGCTATCAAAGCTGCTTTTATATAACGGAAGATCTGTGAAGAGATCCCTCTCTGCCAGATCATGATCTATAAGAGATAAGCACCTGTAATCTATTAATATACACATTGTCCTGGCAGACAGAAGCAGCCTGTGAATAGTGATCAGTACAGGTGATGTGTTGTTGGTACACTTCATGTTCAGGGTCAGGACTGACCAACAGCATGGCCTGGTGTACTCCACTAATCCATGTCTGGCTACCTATTTTAGACAGACTGGGCACCTATAATGTAATCAGGGCTTAATGTGGACTTAAAACATGCACTagtgtgcatacaaacacacagtactGAAACTACAGAGGTGACAGGCTCAAGGCTCTAACTGCAATCAGGCCAGGAAGTTAATACTGAGACTAATTCACCAAATGACAAACATTAGTACAATGTTTTTAGCAGTGTGTTGTTGTATTCAGCCAACGGTGCAGGATTTGAAGTACCCACGTCAATATTAAAAAGGTTATCATTTAGAGGAAAGGGGATCTAAATTGGATTTTAAATGAAAGCGAAAACAAGTAGACAAAAGAACTTTGAGTGTCCTACAGAGATCCTTTTGACCAACTTACTAACATTTTGAGTGCAAAATAACCTGTGTTGGAAAAAATTAGATAAAGCATATCAGACCTGTGTACCAATGTAACAAATGGCGAGACTGAAGAAGAAACCACCTTTTCAGAACAAAGGGCAGCTCAGTATTAGACAAGTCAGTCACATGGAAACAGTCTCCGTTCTCGCCTAAGTAAGTGTATGAGAAAATGGAGGCGCTGCGTTGTTCAGACTTCAAGACTCCATAAATGGTAGtatgttcgtgtgtgtgtgtgtgtatgtatatatatatatctatctctctcttttcatcagaTTTATAGTTAAATGGTGCGAGTTTGAATTACAAAGAGACTGCTTCTAGATTAAGTAAATATAACACATGCAAGCTGCACACATTCCAATCACAGCCTAATGTCCGTTTTCACAGATCCCTGGAAACATGGACAACATCATACATCTTGACCGCAGCCACTGTATTAATGAAGTTCTTACAAAACATTCATTTCAAACTGAATATCAAAACACTAGCAGTACTTTTTATAAGTACTAACAAAAAGGAGCATGAAAAGACAGCTTGTCTCCTTAGGCCGATATGAATTTATTAGCTTTTGGGTTGGCATACACACAATCAACATTACACTCTGTCCCTTGACACAGTGGCTTGGACTTATCTCAAAATAGAGTATACAACATTTACCTGCATTGGACATGTCCGTCCTAAAACTCCAACAAGTTAAAAATAACATACTGTCTTCCCCTTCCATTTTAATATGATCAACCAATGCAAAGTACAATCCCTATAGTCCAATGTATCAGGCTCTAACAGCACGTTTACTCTTAACTTCATTAATACAATGGCTTTAGTGAGAGCCATGAACGCCAATAGGGCTTTGCGTGATCACACCACATACAGCTTTCATGTCAACACTCTTACAGATCTCAACACTAAGTAACTGCTACCGTTTGTATCCCATTTTCTTACTGGTGGCATTTAAGACTGAAGAGGACGAGTGTTTGAGGACAGAGGACCATTccatgaagttgtttttttcccttcagGAACCTCATCATGACTAGGTCACCATTGCCCAAAAATCAGTTGTTGAAATTTGAATGCCACGTTGCCGTTTAGTGACGTTATTATACGAGGTTGTCAGGGTTGGGGCGGCTGTGCCACAGCAGTTCTCAGCAGTCCCTCGGGATCTGAGAGGGCGCAGTAGAGCGTGTATCCCAGCTCGTCCACTTCTTGTTCAGTCAGCTCACAGAATAAGTTAACTTTGGGGCTGAGGGCACATTGCAGCCTCCCGGCCTCTAGGTGTCCCACTAGCGCTCGTAGCAGCTGTAGGAAGCGGTCGGCCAGCGCTTCCCGGGTCCAGTCGCCTTCTTTTTCGCACAGCAACAAGATGGTGTTGGTGAGTTGGCTGGCGTTGAGTCGGTGAAGGGCAGGGTTGAGCTTGCACACGGCCTTCGCCAGCTTTAGGCAGGCGCACCGGCAGCCTCCGTCCTCCTGGTCCAGGGCCCGGAGTCGCGCCGTCTCAGCCACACGGAAGCTCTGCCGCCACAGGTTCTCGTGGCGCTCTGCAGCGAGTCGATGTGGTTTGGCGATCAGCGAGGTTCCGTCCTCCATCACAAGTAACGGTAGGAAGTCCACGTACAGTTTCCGGTCCGTCTCGTACTGCACCTCCAGGGTCAGTGTTTCTGAGGGAACCACAGGGCGAATGATGTAGTCGAGGACGCTCCCTATAGCTGGCCAGTTGATGGAGCCAGCCACGAGCTTGTCAAAGACCTCGAGGACTGATTTAGGGGAGAGGTAGCCTCCGACCATGCAGCGGTCCCAGTAGCTGCTGTTCCGCGGGAAATACTCCAAATTCTCCCTGCGGACAAGCCAGAAACCCGGGACATTCATGATGGTGTCCTCCCCGGGTATGGACGACCACAGGTTCTTCTCCAAGATAAGAGGCACCATGAGCTGGGCGTGGTCCGCTGTCACCACCTAAAAGACGGAGGAAGGGGATTAAAATGAAGAAGGCACAGCAGGTTCTCTTTTCTCAAAATGACCTAACTATTAGGAGTGGGGAAAGAAATCCTATGCATgggaatttttttttccccccgacAATTTTTAGAATTggttcttttccctagaatctgtattttttttaccaatgattcacctaaatattttctgtttctatGGTACCGCTGACGGCAACTACATCATATCCCTTTCTAGCAAAACAGACGgaaagcagaaaatacatgttatgttcttctttacaaatgaaataaataaagggacgtgcattctttttaaaaaacaatacctTTTTAGAAATATCGTAGATACATCTTCTctagaagtgttttattcaactcttgtttttgttaaaaaaaaaaaggaaaagaaaatcgcaatactatTAGAATTGCAATAattgaaaatcgcaatacaaatctaTTTGGCACCcgtgtatcgtgaaagaatcaaatcgggacaaaagcatatcgtcccagtcCTACTAACTATGTTGAGAgagaacatttttatatttggcTCCAAGCTCAAATTAGGACTCTTTTGTCTAAAATAGGACCAAATGTAAGTAGCCTCTGACCTGCAGGTCATCATACAGACTGCCACTCAGGTACATCTCTCGGAGCGGCATGTCAGGCAGTTTGGCATGAAGGAACACTCGGAGTTCGGCGCAGATGTCCAGCGCAGCCCTCCTAGCCACAGCCTGCTCCTCAGTAGGGATGTTCACATTATTTTGGTAGAACTCCCACAGATGTTCCTGCAGGGACAAACGCATCCGGGCCCGCAGGCGGTCTGACTGAGTGGCACCGCTGCCTCCCACAGCAGCTCGACCCACAGCCCTCCGCAGACAGTCTGAGGAGGTTAGAAGCAATTGAAAGTTAAAATATCTTCCCTCTTCCACCATTTCAAATAATgacttttggtgtgtgtgtgtgttaaaaaacgGTAAAAGGTCAAGTTAAAAAAACAGGAGAGGTATGGGTGTGTTTTCAAAATATGAATCTACAAATACCAAATGAAGGTGCTTCTACAGTATCTGAGGAATTATAACATTAAaagtagaggtgttgaaattaatcaaataaccGATGCAtggaatcgtggacatggacgatgctgcatcgataatcggccgggccataatcgattattt
It encodes:
- the napsa gene encoding napsin-A — encoded protein: MAQLACFCIIGALLITQSSAIFRVPLHKTRSLRRLMSDNGMSLEELQALARSTGAPDSSPSPKVPVERLTNFMDAQYYGMISIGTPPQDFTVLFDTGSSNLWVPSIHCSFLDVACWLHHRYNSKKSSTFVQNGTQFSIRYGRGSLSGYISGDTVSVAGLSVPGQQFGEAVKQPGITFAVARFDGVLGMAYPSISVANVTPVFDTAMAAKLLPQNIFSFYISRDPKAAVGGELMLGGTDPQYYTGDLHYVNVTRKAYWQIMMSGVEVGNQLTLCKAGCQAIVDTGTSLIVGPKEEIRALHKAIGALPLLMGEYLIDCKRIPSLPAISFNIGGKTFNLTGKDYVLQESQMGRSICLSGFMAMDIPPPAGPLWILGDVFIGRYYTVFDRNADRVGFAPAK
- the mief1 gene encoding mitochondrial dynamics protein MID51; this encodes MAGVNGDRKGKKDDNGIGTAIDFMLSNAKLVLGVGGAAMLGIATLAVKRMYDRAISAPTSPTNMEPTGQRSWEEPAWMGSSPRVLNHDMKSTVSRSLQSLPTSSHAFEPDCLRRAVGRAAVGGSGATQSDRLRARMRLSLQEHLWEFYQNNVNIPTEEQAVARRAALDICAELRVFLHAKLPDMPLREMYLSGSLYDDLQVVTADHAQLMVPLILEKNLWSSIPGEDTIMNVPGFWLVRRENLEYFPRNSSYWDRCMVGGYLSPKSVLEVFDKLVAGSINWPAIGSVLDYIIRPVVPSETLTLEVQYETDRKLYVDFLPLLVMEDGTSLIAKPHRLAAERHENLWRQSFRVAETARLRALDQEDGGCRCACLKLAKAVCKLNPALHRLNASQLTNTILLLCEKEGDWTREALADRFLQLLRALVGHLEAGRLQCALSPKVNLFCELTEQEVDELGYTLYCALSDPEGLLRTAVAQPPQP